From Pangasianodon hypophthalmus isolate fPanHyp1 chromosome 30, fPanHyp1.pri, whole genome shotgun sequence, a single genomic window includes:
- the senp6a gene encoding sentrin-specific protease 6 isoform X4 — protein sequence MAHKKSVFIEALDRSEASRDGGFKQSWSFSLSADREEERRNDPSLVTMDQVGGRQELSPEGVKQAPPLRHFDPLEPMKTYERRPNHFKSLNRMGTGKPSEAPHAMAISPLPNRTNYLIMSPAPSQGVVVQGRLFQHTHLPSSVRKPVQRSDFTTQRAELDKIILTCPEISDSDTLNIKRCVQPKRRPMFESIGTAESLQPDEYFTVCGKCGQRSEDHTKCESCGNPLPAEVPLLPAVPSSPAPRVPVRSLPSPGSPSITQLSKSFYGATSGGRSTQAETAMNPPARITRGGLLLPHNGAKPTMGKRQPLAKQHELNDPIVLSSDEDDEADSSSTGSVNRLDSVSPRPADSAHSSPAPSSGRVEAAVKEVAEHEEQACEFFTDMDQRSMVPRRNRLKDSQFRNALCEDPSPSKKRKLGQMPKLESIILECRSVRIGTLRRMVTKPVIFTVEYIQLETEGQEIDVLEKVRLRSSELTSCEWCSVRKLPVLFFQTSDSECQRLRTQLQMSQESGGLWYDCSGENLDEKYIVLIFENGLSMQEQMILEDILVEIGRNNKLTRFPARLTFDEANVRLVQYNKASKEKEKAKAQKAKLVSSPTTSATTVTTVNVSVTTATATAATASTVTATPAASTETTVQTRFSTPLHGIYDEDDDEDMAELQPTFTGPIIKLIVYPPPPAKGGISVTNEDLHCLNDGEFLNDVIIDFYLKYLFMEKLKKEDAGRSHVFSSFFYKRLNQRERRSAPDTTNLPIQKRKHNRVKTWTRHVDLFQKDFIFVPINESAHWYLAVICFPGLEGPCMEPNPQYQPQTQSQAQASSPSELGSSVLSEGGTEEPSPHTEPLSFNPEEGNTEAEGQDVSHSSIPSCPHRPQEHSCTHSQRVNGQVQSHYTDGLQRISVCYSSEDPGTFSDDQSSSHDECSEDGALAEDTATSESMEWASRPTICKQPCILIMDSLRGPARSTVVKTLREYLEVEWEVRKGTQRSFGKDLMKGSSPRVPQQDNFSDCGVYVLQYVESFFENPVPSFHLPMNLLDWFPQQRMKTKREEIKELILKIQSKQLLDRENSGQDLDVGEVCEDLDVGDALESADLIPPISS from the exons ATGGCCCACAAGAAGAGCGTTTTTATCGAAG CTCTCGATAGATCAGAAGCCAGCAGAGATGGAGGGTTCAAGCAGAGCTGGAGTTTTTCCCTCTCCGCTGACCgtgaagaggagaggaggaacgA TCCTTCCCTGGTGACCATGGATCAAGTGGGCGGGCGTCAGGAACTTTCCCCTGAAGGGGTGAAG cagGCGCCCCCTCTGAGGCACTTTGACCCCTTGGAGCCTATGAAGACGTACGAACGGCGGCCAAATCATTTCAAGTCCCTGAACAGAATGGGAACAGGCAAGCCCAG TGAAGCCCCGCACGCAATGGCCATTTCTCCACTACCCAACAGAAccaattatttaattatgagTCCAGCGCCATCTCAAGGAGTGGTAGTTCAAGGAAGGCTGTTTCAACACACTCATCTCCCCTCTTCTGTCAGAAAGCCAGTCCAAAG ATCCGACTTCACCACCCAAAGAGCAGAGCTAGACAAAATCATTCTCACCTGCCCAGAGATTTCAG ACTCGGATACTCTGAACATAAAGAGATGCGTCCAGCCGAAGAGGCGGCCGATGTTTGAAAGCATCGGCACAGCAGAG TCACTGCAGCCAGACGAGTACTTCACTGTGTGCGGAAAGTGTGGCCAGCGAAGCGAAGACCACACGAAGTGTGAAAGCTGCGGGAACCCACTGCCTGCTGAAGTGCCCCTTCTGCCTGCTGTCCCGTCCTCACCTGCCCCTCGAGTGCCTGTACGCTCCCTTCCCTCTCCCGGCTCTCCCAGCATCACTCAGCTCAGCAAGAGCTTCTACGGCGCGACGTCTGGGGGGCGCTCTACCCAAGCTGAAACGGCTATGAACCCACCGGCACGCATTACCCGTGGGGGTCTGTTGCTCCCACACAATGGCGCCAAGCCGACCATGGGAAAGAGGCAGCCTCTGGCCAAGCAGCATGAACTCAATGACCCCA TTGTACTGTCCAGTGATGAAGATGACGAGGCTGACAGTTCTAGCACGGGCAGCGTCAACCGGTTGGACAGCGTCTCTCCGAGGCCTGCTGACTCCGCCCACTCCTCCCCAGCGCCTTCCAGTGGGAGAGTGGAAGCGGCCGTTAAAGAAGTCGCAGAACACGAAGAGCAGGCTTGTGAATTTTTCACTGACATGGACCAGAGGAGCATGGTACCCAGAAGGAACCGCTTAAAAGATTCA CAATTTCGGAACGCCTTGTGTGAGGACCCGTCTCCATCTAAGAAACGTAAATTGGGACAGATGCCGAAGTTGGAGAGCATTATTCTGGAGTGCAGGAGCGTACGGATAGGAACTCTGCGCAGGATGGTCACCAAACCTGTCATC ttCACAGTAGAGTACATACAGCTTGAGACAGAAG GTCAGGAAATCGACGTGCTGGAGAAGGTGCGCCTCAGGTCATCGGAGCTGACAAGCTGCGAATGGTGCAGCGTTAGGAAGCTGCCTGTCCTCTTTTTCCAGACCAGTGACAGTGAGTGCCAGCGCCTACGCACCCAGCTCCAGATGTCCCAGGAGAGCGGCGGCCTGTGGTACGACTGCAGTGGCGAAA ACTTGGATGAGAAATACATAGTGTTGATTTTCGAGAATGGCCTTTCGATGCAAGAGCAGATGATTTTAGAAGACATCCTGGTTGAGATTGGCCGAAACAACAAGCTTACACGTTTTCCTGCTAGACTGACCTTCGACGAAGCCAACGTTAGACTGGTTCAGTATAACAAAGCAtcaaaagagaaggaaaag GCAAAAGCACAGAAAGCCAAATTGGTTTCATCCCCTACAACATCTGCCACGACTGTGACAACAGTCAATGTCTCAGTCACCACGGCAACGGCAACCGCAGCAACGGCAAGCACAGTAACAGCGACCCCAGCTGCATCGACAGAGACGACAGTCCAGACCCGATTTTCCACTCCGCTTCATGGGATCTacgatgaagatgatgatgaggatatGGCAGAGCTGCAACCTACTTTCACAGGCCCTATCATCAA GTTGATAGTGTATCCACCTCCTCCAGCTAAAGGTGGAATCTCTGTGACCAATGAAGACCTTCACTGTCTAAACGACGGAGAATTTCTGAATGACGTCATTatagacttttatttaaa ATATCTCTTTATGGAGAAGTTGAAGAAGGAGGATGCAGGCAGAAGTCACGTTTTCAGCTCCTTCTTCTACAAGAGACTCaaccagagagaaagaagaagtgCACCGGACACAACTAACCTACC AATACAGAAGAGGAAGCACAATCGGGTAAAAACATGGACGCGACATGTGGACCTTTTTCAGAAGGACTTCATCTTTGTTCCCATCAATGAGTC AGCACACTGGTATCTTGCAGTGATCTGCTTCCCAGGTCTAGAGGGACCGTGCATGGAGCCCAATCCTCAGTATCAGCCCCAGACGCAGTCCCAGGCCCAGGCTTCGTCCCCGTCTGAGTTAGGGAGCTCTGTCCTAAGCGAAGGAGGCACCGAGGAGCCCTCGCCTCACACCGAGCCCCTCTCCTTTAATCCAGAGGAGGGTAATACGGAAGCCGAGGGACAGGACGTGAGCCACTCGAGTATACCTTCCTGTCCACATCGACCCCAAGAGCACAGCTGCACTCACAGCCAAAGGGTCAACGGACAGGTTCAGTCACATTACACAG ATGGTTTGCAaagaatcagtgtgtgttatagcagtGAAGATCCTGGCACCTTCTCAGATGACCAAAGCTCCTCTCAT GATGAGTGCAGTGAGGATGGAGCGCTGGCGGAAGACACTGCAACGTCAGAGAGCATGGAGTGGGCATCCAGACCTACCATCTGCAAACA ACCTTGTATCCTCATCATGGACTCGTTGCGAGGCCCTGCCAGATCTACAGTGGTGAAGACATTGCGAGA ATATCTGGAGGTAGAGTGGGAAGTGAGGAAGGGCACTCAGAGGAGTTTTGGGAAGGACTTGATGAAGGGCTCGAGCCCGCGGGTGCCACAACAGGACAACTTTAGCGACTGTGGCGTCTACGTGCTGCAATACGTCGAGAGCTTCTTTGAG AACCCCGTGCCAAGCTTCCATCTCCCTATGAATTTATTGGACTGGTTCCCCCAGCAGCGGATGAAGACTAAACGTGAGGAGATCAAGGAGCTCATTCTGAAGATCCAGTCCAAACAACTGTTGGACCGGGAGAACTCTGGGCAGGACCTGGACGTCGGAGAGGTCTGCGAGGACTTGGACGTTGGAGACGCCTTAGAGTCAGCCGACCTCATCCCACCAATCAGTTCATGA
- the senp6a gene encoding sentrin-specific protease 6 isoform X1 — MAHKKSVFIEALDRSEASRDGGFKQSWSFSLSADREEERRNDPSLVTMDQVGGRQELSPEGVKQAPPLRHFDPLEPMKTYERRPNHFKSLNRMGTGKPSEAPHAMAISPLPNRTNYLIMSPAPSQGVVVQGRLFQHTHLPSSVRKPVQSNLDLKERSDFTTQRAELDKIILTCPEISDSDTLNIKRCVQPKRRPMFESIGTAESLQPDEYFTVCGKCGQRSEDHTKCESCGNPLPAEVPLLPAVPSSPAPRVPVRSLPSPGSPSITQLSKSFYGATSGGRSTQAETAMNPPARITRGGLLLPHNGAKPTMGKRQPLAKQHELNDPIVLSSDEDDEADSSSTGSVNRLDSVSPRPADSAHSSPAPSSGRVEAAVKEVAEHEEQACEFFTDMDQRSMVPRRNRLKDSQFRNALCEDPSPSKKRKLGQMPKLESIILECRSVRIGTLRRMVTKPVIFTVEYIQLETEGQEIDVLEKVRLRSSELTSCEWCSVRKLPVLFFQTSDSECQRLRTQLQMSQESGGLWYDCSGENLDEKYIVLIFENGLSMQEQMILEDILVEIGRNNKLTRFPARLTFDEANVRLVQYNKASKEKEKAKAQKAKLVSSPTTSATTVTTVNVSVTTATATAATASTVTATPAASTETTVQTRFSTPLHGIYDEDDDEDMAELQPTFTGPIIKLIVYPPPPAKGGISVTNEDLHCLNDGEFLNDVIIDFYLKYLFMEKLKKEDAGRSHVFSSFFYKRLNQRERRSAPDTTNLPIQKRKHNRVKTWTRHVDLFQKDFIFVPINESAHWYLAVICFPGLEGPCMEPNPQYQPQTQSQAQASSPSELGSSVLSEGGTEEPSPHTEPLSFNPEEGNTEAEGQDVSHSSIPSCPHRPQEHSCTHSQRVNGQVQSHYTDGLQRISVCYSSEDPGTFSDDQSSSHDECSEDGALAEDTATSESMEWASRPTICKQPCILIMDSLRGPARSTVVKTLREYLEVEWEVRKGTQRSFGKDLMKGSSPRVPQQDNFSDCGVYVLQYVESFFENPVPSFHLPMNLLDWFPQQRMKTKREEIKELILKIQSKQLLDRENSGQDLDVGEVCEDLDVGDALESADLIPPISS; from the exons ATGGCCCACAAGAAGAGCGTTTTTATCGAAG CTCTCGATAGATCAGAAGCCAGCAGAGATGGAGGGTTCAAGCAGAGCTGGAGTTTTTCCCTCTCCGCTGACCgtgaagaggagaggaggaacgA TCCTTCCCTGGTGACCATGGATCAAGTGGGCGGGCGTCAGGAACTTTCCCCTGAAGGGGTGAAG cagGCGCCCCCTCTGAGGCACTTTGACCCCTTGGAGCCTATGAAGACGTACGAACGGCGGCCAAATCATTTCAAGTCCCTGAACAGAATGGGAACAGGCAAGCCCAG TGAAGCCCCGCACGCAATGGCCATTTCTCCACTACCCAACAGAAccaattatttaattatgagTCCAGCGCCATCTCAAGGAGTGGTAGTTCAAGGAAGGCTGTTTCAACACACTCATCTCCCCTCTTCTGTCAGAAAGCCAGTCCAAAG CAACCTTGACTTGAAAGAAAG ATCCGACTTCACCACCCAAAGAGCAGAGCTAGACAAAATCATTCTCACCTGCCCAGAGATTTCAG ACTCGGATACTCTGAACATAAAGAGATGCGTCCAGCCGAAGAGGCGGCCGATGTTTGAAAGCATCGGCACAGCAGAG TCACTGCAGCCAGACGAGTACTTCACTGTGTGCGGAAAGTGTGGCCAGCGAAGCGAAGACCACACGAAGTGTGAAAGCTGCGGGAACCCACTGCCTGCTGAAGTGCCCCTTCTGCCTGCTGTCCCGTCCTCACCTGCCCCTCGAGTGCCTGTACGCTCCCTTCCCTCTCCCGGCTCTCCCAGCATCACTCAGCTCAGCAAGAGCTTCTACGGCGCGACGTCTGGGGGGCGCTCTACCCAAGCTGAAACGGCTATGAACCCACCGGCACGCATTACCCGTGGGGGTCTGTTGCTCCCACACAATGGCGCCAAGCCGACCATGGGAAAGAGGCAGCCTCTGGCCAAGCAGCATGAACTCAATGACCCCA TTGTACTGTCCAGTGATGAAGATGACGAGGCTGACAGTTCTAGCACGGGCAGCGTCAACCGGTTGGACAGCGTCTCTCCGAGGCCTGCTGACTCCGCCCACTCCTCCCCAGCGCCTTCCAGTGGGAGAGTGGAAGCGGCCGTTAAAGAAGTCGCAGAACACGAAGAGCAGGCTTGTGAATTTTTCACTGACATGGACCAGAGGAGCATGGTACCCAGAAGGAACCGCTTAAAAGATTCA CAATTTCGGAACGCCTTGTGTGAGGACCCGTCTCCATCTAAGAAACGTAAATTGGGACAGATGCCGAAGTTGGAGAGCATTATTCTGGAGTGCAGGAGCGTACGGATAGGAACTCTGCGCAGGATGGTCACCAAACCTGTCATC ttCACAGTAGAGTACATACAGCTTGAGACAGAAG GTCAGGAAATCGACGTGCTGGAGAAGGTGCGCCTCAGGTCATCGGAGCTGACAAGCTGCGAATGGTGCAGCGTTAGGAAGCTGCCTGTCCTCTTTTTCCAGACCAGTGACAGTGAGTGCCAGCGCCTACGCACCCAGCTCCAGATGTCCCAGGAGAGCGGCGGCCTGTGGTACGACTGCAGTGGCGAAA ACTTGGATGAGAAATACATAGTGTTGATTTTCGAGAATGGCCTTTCGATGCAAGAGCAGATGATTTTAGAAGACATCCTGGTTGAGATTGGCCGAAACAACAAGCTTACACGTTTTCCTGCTAGACTGACCTTCGACGAAGCCAACGTTAGACTGGTTCAGTATAACAAAGCAtcaaaagagaaggaaaag GCAAAAGCACAGAAAGCCAAATTGGTTTCATCCCCTACAACATCTGCCACGACTGTGACAACAGTCAATGTCTCAGTCACCACGGCAACGGCAACCGCAGCAACGGCAAGCACAGTAACAGCGACCCCAGCTGCATCGACAGAGACGACAGTCCAGACCCGATTTTCCACTCCGCTTCATGGGATCTacgatgaagatgatgatgaggatatGGCAGAGCTGCAACCTACTTTCACAGGCCCTATCATCAA GTTGATAGTGTATCCACCTCCTCCAGCTAAAGGTGGAATCTCTGTGACCAATGAAGACCTTCACTGTCTAAACGACGGAGAATTTCTGAATGACGTCATTatagacttttatttaaa ATATCTCTTTATGGAGAAGTTGAAGAAGGAGGATGCAGGCAGAAGTCACGTTTTCAGCTCCTTCTTCTACAAGAGACTCaaccagagagaaagaagaagtgCACCGGACACAACTAACCTACC AATACAGAAGAGGAAGCACAATCGGGTAAAAACATGGACGCGACATGTGGACCTTTTTCAGAAGGACTTCATCTTTGTTCCCATCAATGAGTC AGCACACTGGTATCTTGCAGTGATCTGCTTCCCAGGTCTAGAGGGACCGTGCATGGAGCCCAATCCTCAGTATCAGCCCCAGACGCAGTCCCAGGCCCAGGCTTCGTCCCCGTCTGAGTTAGGGAGCTCTGTCCTAAGCGAAGGAGGCACCGAGGAGCCCTCGCCTCACACCGAGCCCCTCTCCTTTAATCCAGAGGAGGGTAATACGGAAGCCGAGGGACAGGACGTGAGCCACTCGAGTATACCTTCCTGTCCACATCGACCCCAAGAGCACAGCTGCACTCACAGCCAAAGGGTCAACGGACAGGTTCAGTCACATTACACAG ATGGTTTGCAaagaatcagtgtgtgttatagcagtGAAGATCCTGGCACCTTCTCAGATGACCAAAGCTCCTCTCAT GATGAGTGCAGTGAGGATGGAGCGCTGGCGGAAGACACTGCAACGTCAGAGAGCATGGAGTGGGCATCCAGACCTACCATCTGCAAACA ACCTTGTATCCTCATCATGGACTCGTTGCGAGGCCCTGCCAGATCTACAGTGGTGAAGACATTGCGAGA ATATCTGGAGGTAGAGTGGGAAGTGAGGAAGGGCACTCAGAGGAGTTTTGGGAAGGACTTGATGAAGGGCTCGAGCCCGCGGGTGCCACAACAGGACAACTTTAGCGACTGTGGCGTCTACGTGCTGCAATACGTCGAGAGCTTCTTTGAG AACCCCGTGCCAAGCTTCCATCTCCCTATGAATTTATTGGACTGGTTCCCCCAGCAGCGGATGAAGACTAAACGTGAGGAGATCAAGGAGCTCATTCTGAAGATCCAGTCCAAACAACTGTTGGACCGGGAGAACTCTGGGCAGGACCTGGACGTCGGAGAGGTCTGCGAGGACTTGGACGTTGGAGACGCCTTAGAGTCAGCCGACCTCATCCCACCAATCAGTTCATGA
- the senp6a gene encoding sentrin-specific protease 6 isoform X2: MAHKKSVFIEALDRSEASRDGGFKQSWSFSLSADREEERRNDPSLVTMDQVGGRQELSPEGVKAPPLRHFDPLEPMKTYERRPNHFKSLNRMGTGKPSEAPHAMAISPLPNRTNYLIMSPAPSQGVVVQGRLFQHTHLPSSVRKPVQSNLDLKERSDFTTQRAELDKIILTCPEISDSDTLNIKRCVQPKRRPMFESIGTAESLQPDEYFTVCGKCGQRSEDHTKCESCGNPLPAEVPLLPAVPSSPAPRVPVRSLPSPGSPSITQLSKSFYGATSGGRSTQAETAMNPPARITRGGLLLPHNGAKPTMGKRQPLAKQHELNDPIVLSSDEDDEADSSSTGSVNRLDSVSPRPADSAHSSPAPSSGRVEAAVKEVAEHEEQACEFFTDMDQRSMVPRRNRLKDSQFRNALCEDPSPSKKRKLGQMPKLESIILECRSVRIGTLRRMVTKPVIFTVEYIQLETEGQEIDVLEKVRLRSSELTSCEWCSVRKLPVLFFQTSDSECQRLRTQLQMSQESGGLWYDCSGENLDEKYIVLIFENGLSMQEQMILEDILVEIGRNNKLTRFPARLTFDEANVRLVQYNKASKEKEKAKAQKAKLVSSPTTSATTVTTVNVSVTTATATAATASTVTATPAASTETTVQTRFSTPLHGIYDEDDDEDMAELQPTFTGPIIKLIVYPPPPAKGGISVTNEDLHCLNDGEFLNDVIIDFYLKYLFMEKLKKEDAGRSHVFSSFFYKRLNQRERRSAPDTTNLPIQKRKHNRVKTWTRHVDLFQKDFIFVPINESAHWYLAVICFPGLEGPCMEPNPQYQPQTQSQAQASSPSELGSSVLSEGGTEEPSPHTEPLSFNPEEGNTEAEGQDVSHSSIPSCPHRPQEHSCTHSQRVNGQVQSHYTDGLQRISVCYSSEDPGTFSDDQSSSHDECSEDGALAEDTATSESMEWASRPTICKQPCILIMDSLRGPARSTVVKTLREYLEVEWEVRKGTQRSFGKDLMKGSSPRVPQQDNFSDCGVYVLQYVESFFENPVPSFHLPMNLLDWFPQQRMKTKREEIKELILKIQSKQLLDRENSGQDLDVGEVCEDLDVGDALESADLIPPISS, translated from the exons ATGGCCCACAAGAAGAGCGTTTTTATCGAAG CTCTCGATAGATCAGAAGCCAGCAGAGATGGAGGGTTCAAGCAGAGCTGGAGTTTTTCCCTCTCCGCTGACCgtgaagaggagaggaggaacgA TCCTTCCCTGGTGACCATGGATCAAGTGGGCGGGCGTCAGGAACTTTCCCCTGAAGGGGTGAAG GCGCCCCCTCTGAGGCACTTTGACCCCTTGGAGCCTATGAAGACGTACGAACGGCGGCCAAATCATTTCAAGTCCCTGAACAGAATGGGAACAGGCAAGCCCAG TGAAGCCCCGCACGCAATGGCCATTTCTCCACTACCCAACAGAAccaattatttaattatgagTCCAGCGCCATCTCAAGGAGTGGTAGTTCAAGGAAGGCTGTTTCAACACACTCATCTCCCCTCTTCTGTCAGAAAGCCAGTCCAAAG CAACCTTGACTTGAAAGAAAG ATCCGACTTCACCACCCAAAGAGCAGAGCTAGACAAAATCATTCTCACCTGCCCAGAGATTTCAG ACTCGGATACTCTGAACATAAAGAGATGCGTCCAGCCGAAGAGGCGGCCGATGTTTGAAAGCATCGGCACAGCAGAG TCACTGCAGCCAGACGAGTACTTCACTGTGTGCGGAAAGTGTGGCCAGCGAAGCGAAGACCACACGAAGTGTGAAAGCTGCGGGAACCCACTGCCTGCTGAAGTGCCCCTTCTGCCTGCTGTCCCGTCCTCACCTGCCCCTCGAGTGCCTGTACGCTCCCTTCCCTCTCCCGGCTCTCCCAGCATCACTCAGCTCAGCAAGAGCTTCTACGGCGCGACGTCTGGGGGGCGCTCTACCCAAGCTGAAACGGCTATGAACCCACCGGCACGCATTACCCGTGGGGGTCTGTTGCTCCCACACAATGGCGCCAAGCCGACCATGGGAAAGAGGCAGCCTCTGGCCAAGCAGCATGAACTCAATGACCCCA TTGTACTGTCCAGTGATGAAGATGACGAGGCTGACAGTTCTAGCACGGGCAGCGTCAACCGGTTGGACAGCGTCTCTCCGAGGCCTGCTGACTCCGCCCACTCCTCCCCAGCGCCTTCCAGTGGGAGAGTGGAAGCGGCCGTTAAAGAAGTCGCAGAACACGAAGAGCAGGCTTGTGAATTTTTCACTGACATGGACCAGAGGAGCATGGTACCCAGAAGGAACCGCTTAAAAGATTCA CAATTTCGGAACGCCTTGTGTGAGGACCCGTCTCCATCTAAGAAACGTAAATTGGGACAGATGCCGAAGTTGGAGAGCATTATTCTGGAGTGCAGGAGCGTACGGATAGGAACTCTGCGCAGGATGGTCACCAAACCTGTCATC ttCACAGTAGAGTACATACAGCTTGAGACAGAAG GTCAGGAAATCGACGTGCTGGAGAAGGTGCGCCTCAGGTCATCGGAGCTGACAAGCTGCGAATGGTGCAGCGTTAGGAAGCTGCCTGTCCTCTTTTTCCAGACCAGTGACAGTGAGTGCCAGCGCCTACGCACCCAGCTCCAGATGTCCCAGGAGAGCGGCGGCCTGTGGTACGACTGCAGTGGCGAAA ACTTGGATGAGAAATACATAGTGTTGATTTTCGAGAATGGCCTTTCGATGCAAGAGCAGATGATTTTAGAAGACATCCTGGTTGAGATTGGCCGAAACAACAAGCTTACACGTTTTCCTGCTAGACTGACCTTCGACGAAGCCAACGTTAGACTGGTTCAGTATAACAAAGCAtcaaaagagaaggaaaag GCAAAAGCACAGAAAGCCAAATTGGTTTCATCCCCTACAACATCTGCCACGACTGTGACAACAGTCAATGTCTCAGTCACCACGGCAACGGCAACCGCAGCAACGGCAAGCACAGTAACAGCGACCCCAGCTGCATCGACAGAGACGACAGTCCAGACCCGATTTTCCACTCCGCTTCATGGGATCTacgatgaagatgatgatgaggatatGGCAGAGCTGCAACCTACTTTCACAGGCCCTATCATCAA GTTGATAGTGTATCCACCTCCTCCAGCTAAAGGTGGAATCTCTGTGACCAATGAAGACCTTCACTGTCTAAACGACGGAGAATTTCTGAATGACGTCATTatagacttttatttaaa ATATCTCTTTATGGAGAAGTTGAAGAAGGAGGATGCAGGCAGAAGTCACGTTTTCAGCTCCTTCTTCTACAAGAGACTCaaccagagagaaagaagaagtgCACCGGACACAACTAACCTACC AATACAGAAGAGGAAGCACAATCGGGTAAAAACATGGACGCGACATGTGGACCTTTTTCAGAAGGACTTCATCTTTGTTCCCATCAATGAGTC AGCACACTGGTATCTTGCAGTGATCTGCTTCCCAGGTCTAGAGGGACCGTGCATGGAGCCCAATCCTCAGTATCAGCCCCAGACGCAGTCCCAGGCCCAGGCTTCGTCCCCGTCTGAGTTAGGGAGCTCTGTCCTAAGCGAAGGAGGCACCGAGGAGCCCTCGCCTCACACCGAGCCCCTCTCCTTTAATCCAGAGGAGGGTAATACGGAAGCCGAGGGACAGGACGTGAGCCACTCGAGTATACCTTCCTGTCCACATCGACCCCAAGAGCACAGCTGCACTCACAGCCAAAGGGTCAACGGACAGGTTCAGTCACATTACACAG ATGGTTTGCAaagaatcagtgtgtgttatagcagtGAAGATCCTGGCACCTTCTCAGATGACCAAAGCTCCTCTCAT GATGAGTGCAGTGAGGATGGAGCGCTGGCGGAAGACACTGCAACGTCAGAGAGCATGGAGTGGGCATCCAGACCTACCATCTGCAAACA ACCTTGTATCCTCATCATGGACTCGTTGCGAGGCCCTGCCAGATCTACAGTGGTGAAGACATTGCGAGA ATATCTGGAGGTAGAGTGGGAAGTGAGGAAGGGCACTCAGAGGAGTTTTGGGAAGGACTTGATGAAGGGCTCGAGCCCGCGGGTGCCACAACAGGACAACTTTAGCGACTGTGGCGTCTACGTGCTGCAATACGTCGAGAGCTTCTTTGAG AACCCCGTGCCAAGCTTCCATCTCCCTATGAATTTATTGGACTGGTTCCCCCAGCAGCGGATGAAGACTAAACGTGAGGAGATCAAGGAGCTCATTCTGAAGATCCAGTCCAAACAACTGTTGGACCGGGAGAACTCTGGGCAGGACCTGGACGTCGGAGAGGTCTGCGAGGACTTGGACGTTGGAGACGCCTTAGAGTCAGCCGACCTCATCCCACCAATCAGTTCATGA